The following coding sequences are from one Hippopotamus amphibius kiboko isolate mHipAmp2 chromosome 9, mHipAmp2.hap2, whole genome shotgun sequence window:
- the RHBDD2 gene encoding rhomboid domain-containing protein 2 isoform X2, translated as MLGVNSVRSRMRRALVFGMVVPSMLVPWLLLCASWLIPQTSFLSNVCGLGIGLTYGFTYCYSIDLPERVALKLDQKFPFSLMRKISMFKYISGSSAERRAAQSRKLNPVPGSYPTQSGHPHLTPNHPVAQMQHTSGQKLASWPSCAPGHMPSLPPYQPASGLCYVQNHFGTTPSSSGVYPASAGASLGVQPPAPLNCPGTVYSGALATPAAAGSKECSRVLIP; from the exons ATGCTGGGAGTCAATTCCGTCCGCTCTCGGATGAGGAGGGCCCTGGTGTTTGGCATGGTTGTGCCCTCAATGCTGGTGCCATGGCTCCTGCTCTGTGCCTCCTGGCTTATTCCCCAGACCTCCTTCCTCAGTAACGTCTGTGGACTTGGAATTGGGCTAACAT ATGGCTTCACCTACTGCTACTCCATTGACCTCCCAGAGCGCGTCGCACTGAAGCTGGACCAGAAGTTCCCCTTCAGCCTGATGAGGAAGATTTCGATGTTCAAGTACATCTCCGGCTCTTCGGCCGAAAGAAGGGCAGCCCAAAGCCGGAA GCTGAACCCTGTGCCTGGCTCGTACCCCACACAGAGCGGCCACCCTCACCTGACCCCAAACCACCCTGTGGCCCAGATGCAGCACACCAGTGGCCAGAAACTCGCCTCCTGGCCATCCTGTGCTCCTGGGCACATGCCCAGCCTGCCTCCATACCAGCCTGCCTCTGGCCTGTGCTACGTGCAGAACCATTTTGGCACAACCCCCAGCTCCTCCGGTGTCTACCCGGCTTCTGCAGGTGCCTCCCTGGGGgtccagccccccgcccccctcaactGCCCTGGCACGGTGTATTCCGGGGCCCTGGCCACTCCAGCGGCTGCGGGCTCCAAGGAGTGCTCAAGGGTCCTGATCCCCTGA
- the RHBDD2 gene encoding rhomboid domain-containing protein 2 isoform X1 — protein MAVSEPGYRSWSLWPEVPSATFFTALLSLLVSGPRLFLLQPPLAPSGLSLRSEALRNWQVYRLVTYIFVYENPVSLLCGAIVIWRFAGNFERTVGTVRHCFFTVIFAIICAIIFLSFEAVSSLSKLGEVEDARGFTPVAFAMLGVNSVRSRMRRALVFGMVVPSMLVPWLLLCASWLIPQTSFLSNVCGLGIGLTYGFTYCYSIDLPERVALKLDQKFPFSLMRKISMFKYISGSSAERRAAQSRKLNPVPGSYPTQSGHPHLTPNHPVAQMQHTSGQKLASWPSCAPGHMPSLPPYQPASGLCYVQNHFGTTPSSSGVYPASAGASLGVQPPAPLNCPGTVYSGALATPAAAGSKECSRVLIP, from the exons ATGGCGGTCTCGGAGCCCGGGTACCGGAGCTGGTCCTTGTGGCCCGAGGTGCCATCCGCCACCTTCTTCACCGCGCTGCTCTCGCTGCTGGTGTCCGGGCCCCGCCTGTTCCTGTTACAGCCGCCCCTGGCGCCCTCGGGCCTCTCGCTGCGGTCCGAGGCCCTACGCAACTGGCAAG TTTACAGGCTGGTGACCTACATCTTTGTCTATGAGAATCCAGTCTCCCTGCTCTGCGGTGCTATTGTCATCTGGCGCTTTGCTGGCAATTTTGAGAGAACCGTGGGCACCGTCCGCCACTGCTTCTTCACCGTGATCTTTGCCATCATCTGCGCCATCATCTTCCTGTCATTTGAAGCTGTGTCATCGCTGTCAAAGCTGGGGGAGGTGGAGGATGCCAGAGGTTTCACCCCAGTGGCTTTTGCCATGCTGGGAGTCAATTCCGTCCGCTCTCGGATGAGGAGGGCCCTGGTGTTTGGCATGGTTGTGCCCTCAATGCTGGTGCCATGGCTCCTGCTCTGTGCCTCCTGGCTTATTCCCCAGACCTCCTTCCTCAGTAACGTCTGTGGACTTGGAATTGGGCTAACAT ATGGCTTCACCTACTGCTACTCCATTGACCTCCCAGAGCGCGTCGCACTGAAGCTGGACCAGAAGTTCCCCTTCAGCCTGATGAGGAAGATTTCGATGTTCAAGTACATCTCCGGCTCTTCGGCCGAAAGAAGGGCAGCCCAAAGCCGGAA GCTGAACCCTGTGCCTGGCTCGTACCCCACACAGAGCGGCCACCCTCACCTGACCCCAAACCACCCTGTGGCCCAGATGCAGCACACCAGTGGCCAGAAACTCGCCTCCTGGCCATCCTGTGCTCCTGGGCACATGCCCAGCCTGCCTCCATACCAGCCTGCCTCTGGCCTGTGCTACGTGCAGAACCATTTTGGCACAACCCCCAGCTCCTCCGGTGTCTACCCGGCTTCTGCAGGTGCCTCCCTGGGGgtccagccccccgcccccctcaactGCCCTGGCACGGTGTATTCCGGGGCCCTGGCCACTCCAGCGGCTGCGGGCTCCAAGGAGTGCTCAAGGGTCCTGATCCCCTGA